In Euphorbia lathyris chromosome 2, ddEupLath1.1, whole genome shotgun sequence, the sequence AATGAGACAAATAAAAGACAAAGTGAGAATATAGAGAATTATATGGATTGAGTGAGTTAATTAGACGAGTCCTTAAATGAATTATGATAAACCATCACAAATAAGATTTATAACTCATTCAACCCTTCTAACTCATTAACGAGAAATTTTACAGTACTCCGGGAGTAATACTCCCGGccaatcaaaatcgtttttgcATCTCACTACATGAGTATGATTGGTGGAAAGAGAAATATATATACACGTGTCATAGGTTGATTGGTAAGGAGTATTACTCCAGGAGTACCCTAAAATTTTCCCTCATTAACCCACTTAACTCTACTTTTTATTGATTAGATGAGTTGAAATTTAGTGGGTTATAATAACCCAACCAATTTTGAACACCCCTATTTAACGTAATACCATTTAGATATTATCAACTTTATCTAAagtttatcttttatttcaCGATTTTAAAACACGTCTTCATATATTATGTTTTACTAATATGGTTTAACCAATCTATCTTCTAATGTGATTCAAGTCATTACTATTTTTATCATCATCCTCTTCTATTCATGCTTTGTACTCCGCCTCAACCATTCATAACCAGCTCATCACATTCAGACTTTGGACTTGCTATAAGTTAGTGAAATTTTGTAATTGTAATAATAGAGATAAGGCATTAATTGCATGAGCTTCTTCTGGCTGAGATTTTCAACCATTTTGTAGAAAAGTTTACACGCAAAGAAAGCGAAAGACAATATATGATTAATGATTAATTGGATAAATGGATTCTTATGATTCACAGATGTTGAAAAAGCTGTATTATATCAAAAAGAGGTAAATGGTGCTCTAAGTCTCAATGGGTCCAATATGTCCTCTCTGAAGGAGACAGATCAACATACCCTAATTTTACCTCTATCAAATATAGGTTTGCTAAATAAAAATAACGTTTGCTTTTGTCTCCAACTTGCAAAAGGATAAATATTTTTATGGAATAAAGTTAAAATTTACTCTTTCATGTTTTTCTGGAAAGTATAaacataaccttaaaatatgaaataaaaaaatttatcctcAATGTATCGAATGTAGAGCAATCTTGGACTCAGCCTTAACtacttgcaaaaaaaaaaaaaaaaaaaaaaaaaaaaaaaaaaaaacttaatttataTTGGCAATGTTATCACGAGCTCGGACCGGCCGACCGGTCAAACCGAACCAATCAAGCATTCGATCTGAAACCTTTTTATTTGTTGAATGGTCAACAAACTAGAAAGACCTGGGATTCGGAAGTCCGACCGGGAACCGGTGTAACCTAGCCTAATGTCGGTTTATCCTGGGttagaataaaaaatatcaCAATCATTGATTTATTGCGGTGCAATAGTATTATCAATGAGATTAGTGGTGGAGTCAAGAAACCGCATTTGGAGGGCTTAACAATAGCCCTATAACTAGTGACAGAGTCATCTTTATACGGGCCGGGTCAAGTCATGGCTAAATCTCTGCGTGGTGTTCAGATTTCAATAAGTCTCGGACAGCCAACTCCTATCGAAGGGATCTATCCCTTTAAACATCTCATCAATATGTCTGTCGATATTCTGTTCAGGATGATCCTCTGTGTATAAACATCGCCTTATAAGAACATGTATTATGATCTATCTCTTCGGAACCATAGTGTCCATAGAGTTCCTACTCTATATAGACATCTATCTCTCTTCACAAAGGTCGGATACTCGACTCTCCTAGTCCCTAGTGGACTAGGATGGATCATTTAAGTCAGTACAAACTACTGACCCAGGAGGTGGCAGAGACCCAACTCTAGAGTATTCATGTCCCCTATTACAGTGTTTCTTACAATACTTGAGGTTGAGTTTGTTTATGACCAAATGCCCTCCTACAATATACGCTAAAACTTTGCCGTTTTGGTGTGTTGGGCgttaaaaacttaaaattgcACATCCTAAAAAATAacatctttaattttttttttttaagtcaaATGATATTTTACATTACAACATacatctaaaatcaattgaaccactcgaaaatattgaaatatattGCAAACGAATCAATATAGATCCATATTATAGGAGGCGACACCAACCCTACTTAGTAGTGGAGCCAACCGACAGACCGAGGGTTCTATCCTCCTAGAACCCTGAGCTGACTCTTCTCCTAAATGGGGCGAGACAGGGACCACTGCGTATTCACCTTATCAATGTCTTAAACCAATGATGGGGTTCTATTATGAATTGGCGGGAAATTTATCCCTTTTCCCGCCCTAGGAAATCTCTGGAGAAATtcgtatttatatatttttttaattttaaatactaattaaaattttaatttatataaattaaaatatcaatttaataaaagaaattattaattttagttaaatacaAATAGTACAGGATTTTTAAAATTAGTGATGTAATtagatttattaaatataaaaactataCATTAATATTTATCGAATATATGTACTTTTCTTAGTAATTTTAGGAGTCGGATCCTCATAGGGCGAGGAAGGCATTTCCCCTCTCCCtttggagataaaaaaaattctcaatctCCATCTCATGGAGAATTTTTTGAGAGTTTTTTTGGGATCATCCCATCCCAATGGAGATGAGAAATTCCTATCTCGTTAACAAtcctatataaaattaatagaaataggAGTGACCCGATGATCCGTCGTGGGTCAACATCTTATATTTGTATCTATGATTAAAACTTATTATCTTGATCCACAAAATTACTCAACATATTGTTAAATGGGTCACAAGGGAAAAGTTAAGTTAGAGCTTATCCATCTTGAAATACAGAAAAGTGATTCCTCACGTTTAAAAGTCTTTGAAAACGACTCCCTTTTTGTAAATTGGCAATTTTGAAAATGAAGATTCAGCCTACCCACACACACAagtccttttcttttcttgcaAGCTTGAAATTTTCTTCATTGGTTTCCAtcatttctcttttttattttattttacatttgaATATGATGCCAGCAGTTCCGGATCTAAAATCAGTTGGAGTCCAATTCAAATAAATCAGTTTGGGATTCTGGGTCCTGCAGCCAAAAGAATCGTGCTTTGTCGTTTATTGATAATTGGTATCTGATTTGGGGCTAAATTGAATAATATTTTATTCTGATATGCTATTTTTATCAGTATTTTACTAACATCTCTCATTGCTTACGCCTAGATCAGGTCCAGTTGTCTCTGAGAAAATCCTTAACAATATAACAACAAAAAGAGCAGATTTTTCAGTTCCTAATAACATACCATATCTGACATGGTTCCAAGGTCTAGAATCTCAAAGAAAGATTCTTTTTATGAATCTGATTGAAACTATGTAAATCACAAAGTGGGTCTTCCTTATTTTTGTTAGGGGGGGTTTTGGTGAGAAATGGAAGATTGTCCTAAAATGTTGTATGGGTGGAGCTGGGAAGAGAACAAGGTGTTTGAACTGGCTTTAGCAATTGTTGATGAACAAGATCCAGAAAGATGGGAGATTGTGGCTTCCATGGTCGGAGGGAAGAAAAGTGCAGAGGATGTTCAGAATCACTATTTCATTCTTTTGAAGGATGTGCAGTGTATTGAGTCTGGTGAATTGGATCATACACTTTTTGTTGGGGATTCTCAGGCTGCGCTTTGGACTGATGAAGATAACAAGTATGTGT encodes:
- the LOC136217198 gene encoding protein RADIALIS-like 3, with translation MEDCPKMLYGWSWEENKVFELALAIVDEQDPERWEIVASMVGGKKSAEDVQNHYFILLKDVQCIESGELDHTLFVGDSQAALWTDEDNKLLVQLEIAEQTSFPGKNGIEGMHINLSLA